One genomic window of Paramormyrops kingsleyae isolate MSU_618 chromosome 22, PKINGS_0.4, whole genome shotgun sequence includes the following:
- the LOC111843236 gene encoding uncharacterized protein, with the protein MMESYKDFCSRSLARLQADGKMQIRQSSRGQQREFSAIRFHGRAVLCPVLSEEQRREMAQYRLKAAQLDAGRPGQRRSPLQARVQDKEGSVQEHPEPGAQGQIAASLTPPLCCTENGFYLSPEEAGPTPSSPAQGEGPEDLGDQGGGGEESRSPDISLQSLRMRSREQELGCQGSWGMPGTMPSLRENLSDKENQRGGQSPPSPANSPRQTCLPEAASSGLLHDPSGAYTLPPSTGTGLSPRPHRRRPRPVSTGNILATSPINMPDIGPRWTDSLAPSLDSTQRGDSFGSGPPCSVSPLGAGVATSGFRRRCHTLDSNLKPSPQGTPIDRSQERLPRLMVPRSPPYDVRGSLPLRIHPHVAQDSPPRSEPESLPGCHSSVGATENRNGDVQLKVQALQEMRWQLEEEHNWQLSVLIAEQERAQHRLLQELEEKERRLIEQGAELDSLGEPAASWGRQRDSFSPLSPSYPTNFPAEKSPVGSIGSLPSPNIHPAVYLWGGSKTRERLIHMLSPEMQGALCRLSAIARGFLTRRLLKTEKVMHLRQTVQDTRDFIQSFQGEAPLRKGALSTQDVTLQQRVRAQLRAALYDVHDIFFEMPLEDRLALLQMDRELRTERKIREMEKARSPKDRLTLSTATQKSLDRRKLRVGETPTHSKKAHQKPKSPPANRILQPSQGQNAPVAGQLLRQGSLYRKTPQERVRHSDTRKRHSLG; encoded by the exons ATGATGGAGAGCTACAAGGACTTCTGCTCCCGAAGTCTTGCCAGGCTCCAGGCGGATGGGAAGATGCAAATCCGCCAATCCAGCCGCGGCCAGCAGAGGGAGTTCTCTGCCATTCGATTTCATGGGAGGGCCGTGCTCTGCCCTGTG CTGAGCGAGGAGCAGCGCAGGGAGATGGCGCAGTACAGACTGAAGGCTGCGCAGCTGGATGCAGGGCGGCCGGGTCAGCGCAGGAGCCCCCTGCAGGCACGGGTTCAGGACAAGGAAGGGAGTGTGCAG GAGCACCCAGAGCCTGGAGCGCAGGGACAGATAGCAGCCTCCTTAACTCCACCCCTCTGCTGCACCGAGAATGGCTTCTACCTGTCGCCTGAAGAGGCTGGACCAACGCCTTCCTCCCCCGCACAAGGAGAGGGTCCGGAGGACCTGGGGGATCAGGGAGGGGGAGGCGAGGAGAGCAGGAGTCCCGACATCAGCCTGCAGAGTCTGCGGATGAGGTCCAGGGAGCAGGAGCTGGGCTGCCAGGGGTCCTGGGGGATGCCCGGGACCATGCCCTCGCTGAGAGAGAACCTCTCCGACAAAGAGAACCAGAGAGGAGGccaaagcccccccagcccagctaACAGCCCCCGCCAGACATGTCTCCCGGAGGCGGCGTCCAGTGGCCTCCTCCACGACCCATCTGGGGCTTACACTCTGCCCCCCAGCACTGGGACGGGCCtcagcccccgcccccaccgACGGCGCCCCCGGCCCGTCTCCACCGGCAACATCTTGGCTACCTCCCCCATAAACATGCCGGACATCGGCCCCAGGTGGACCGACTCTCTGGCGCCCTCTTTGGACAGCACCCAGCGTGGAGATTCATTTGGTTCTGGGCCACCCTGCAGCGTCAGTCCCCTGGGCGCTGGGGTCGCCACCTCAGGCTTCCGCCGGCGCTGCCACACCCTGGACAGCAACCTGAAGCCCAGCCCCCAGGGGACACCCATCGACCGGAGCCAGGAGAGGCTCCCACGCCTGATGGTCCCGCGCTCTCCTCCCTATGATGTGCGAGGCTCCTTGCCATTGCGAATTCATCCCCACGTGGCCCAAGACAGCCCACCTAGGTCAGAGCCAGAGAGTCTGCCAGGCTGCCACAGCAGTGTCGGGGCCACGGAGAACAGAAACG GGGACGTGCAGCTCAAGGTGCAGGCGCTGCAGGAAATGCGCtggcagctggaggaggagcacaACTGGCAGCTGTCTGTGCTGATTGCCGAGCAGGAGAGGGCACAACATCGCCTCCTGCAG gagctggaggagaaggaaAGGAGGCTAATAGAACAAGGTGCTGAACTCGATTCACTTGGGGAGCCAGCGGCCAGCTGGGGGCGCCAAAGAGACAGCTTTTCACCCCTGAGCCCCTCCTACCCCACCAATTTTCCTGCAGAGAAGTCCCCAGTAGGCAGCATAG GAAGCCTCCCATCGCCTAACATCCACCCAGCTGTGTACCTGTGGGGGGGCAGCAAGACCCGGGAGAGGCTGATTCAC ATGCTGAGCCCTGAaatgcagggggcgctgtgccgTCTGAGTGCCATAGCTCGTGGGTTCCTGACCCGCCGGCTGCTGAAGACAGAGAAGGTCATGCACCTGCGGCAGACTGTGCAG GACACACGGGACTTCATCCAGTCATTCCAGGGTGAGGCCCCGCTGAGGAAAGGAGCCCTGTCCACCCAGGACGTGACCCTGCAGCAGCGAGTCAGAGCCCAG CTGCGTGCCGCCCTGTACGATGTTCACGACATCTTCTTTGAGATGCCGCTGGAGGACCGGCTGGCACTGCTGCAGATGGACAGGGAGCTGCGCACCGAGAGGAAGATTCGAGAGATG GAGAAAGCCAGGAGCCCCAAGGACAGGTTGACGCTCTCTACAGCCACACAGAAGTCTCTGGACAGGAGGAAGCTGAG GGTCGGGGAGACTCCCACACACTCCAAGAAGGCCCACCAAAAGCCAAAGAGCCCCCCCGCAAACAG GATCTTGCAACCAAGCCAGGGACAAAATGCTCCCGTTGCAGGCCAGCTCCTCCGACAGGG GAGCTTATACAGAAAGACGCCACAGGAACGAGTGAGGCACTCGGACACGAGGAAACGACACTCGCTGGGCTAG